A genomic window from Streptomyces sp. 846.5 includes:
- a CDS encoding endonuclease VII domain-containing protein has product MESKVMDKQCPRCSRVKPREMFARCTSQSDGLQTYCRQCTADYAKAWNARKRAERRALKGVPESAPEGMKRCPGCEQVKPVGDWHRHSRSKDGLAARCKACRKADHRRDHLKRTYGLTEAERDAMLQAQMGVCAICLTPGPEHVDHDHKTGRVRAILCFNCNGGLGQFKDRPDLLRRGADYLEGNVWKPTLVAPGVYRLPS; this is encoded by the coding sequence ATGGAATCCAAGGTCATGGATAAGCAATGCCCCCGATGCTCACGAGTGAAGCCTCGGGAGATGTTCGCTCGATGCACGTCGCAGTCGGACGGCCTGCAGACCTATTGTCGGCAGTGCACCGCTGACTACGCCAAGGCGTGGAACGCTCGGAAACGTGCCGAAAGGCGCGCCCTCAAGGGCGTTCCGGAATCCGCTCCTGAGGGGATGAAGCGTTGTCCAGGTTGTGAGCAGGTCAAGCCAGTCGGTGACTGGCATCGGCACTCCCGCAGCAAGGACGGCCTGGCCGCTCGATGCAAGGCATGCCGGAAAGCGGATCATCGGAGGGACCACCTCAAGCGCACCTATGGACTGACGGAGGCTGAACGTGACGCCATGCTCCAGGCCCAGATGGGTGTCTGTGCGATCTGTCTGACTCCGGGCCCGGAACATGTGGATCACGACCATAAAACGGGTAGGGTCCGAGCCATCCTCTGCTTCAACTGCAATGGCGGACTGGGGCAGTTCAAGGACCGGCCCGACCTGCTCCGCCGTGGGGCCGACTATCTGGAAGGGAACGTGTGGAAGCCAACACTCGTGGCACCGGGCGTCTACCGGCTGCCTTCTTGA
- a CDS encoding ubiquitin-like protein Pup, translating to MATKDTGGGQQRANRSSEEVEETEAEANEASDLKERKAKLDDDVDAVLDDIDEILESDAESFVRSYVQKGGQ from the coding sequence ATGGCGACCAAGGACACCGGCGGTGGGCAGCAGCGGGCGAACCGCTCCTCCGAAGAGGTCGAAGAGACCGAGGCCGAGGCGAACGAAGCCTCCGACCTCAAGGAGCGCAAGGCAAAGCTCGACGACGACGTGGACGCGGTACTCGACGACATCGACGAGATCCTGGAGTCGGACGCCGAGTCGTTCGTAAGGTCGTACGTACAAAAAGGGGGTCAGTGA
- the dop gene encoding depupylase/deamidase Dop, which translates to MTVRRVMGIETEYGISVPGHPNANAMLTSSQVVNAYAAAMHRARRARWDFEEENPLRDARGFDLARDNADASQLTDEDIGLANIILTNGARFYVDHAHPEYSSPEVTNPRDAVLWDKAGERIMEEAANRALQVPGAHPIHLYKNNTDNKGASYGTHENYLMKRSTPFADIVRHLTPFFVSRQVVTGAGRVGINQDGSADGFQISQRADYFEVEVGLETTLKRPIINTRDEPHADAEKYRRLHVIIGDANLSEVSTYLKLGTTALVLSMIEDGFIGVDLVVDQPVRTLHRVSHDPDLGYLLSLRSGRKLTAVQLQMEYCELARKYVEDRFGADADEQTRDILDRWEDVLGRLERDPMSLSRQLDWIAKREILEGYRQRDGLDWDNPRLHLVDLQYADVRAEKGLYNRLVDRGRMERLLTEPDVLRAAHKPPEDTRAYFRGRCLEQYADHVAAASWDSVIFDLPGRDSLQRVPTLEPLRGTRKHVKALLDRCRTAEELVRVLSGG; encoded by the coding sequence ATGACTGTACGGCGCGTAATGGGAATCGAGACGGAGTACGGGATCTCCGTCCCGGGGCACCCCAACGCCAATGCCATGCTCACCTCGTCGCAGGTGGTCAACGCCTACGCTGCGGCGATGCACCGGGCCCGGAGGGCGCGGTGGGACTTCGAGGAGGAGAACCCGCTGCGCGACGCCCGCGGGTTCGACCTGGCCCGGGACAACGCCGACGCCAGCCAGCTGACCGACGAGGACATCGGCCTCGCCAACATCATCCTGACCAACGGCGCCCGCTTCTACGTGGACCACGCGCACCCCGAGTACAGCTCGCCCGAGGTCACCAACCCGCGGGACGCCGTGCTCTGGGACAAGGCCGGCGAGCGGATCATGGAGGAGGCCGCCAACCGCGCCCTCCAGGTCCCCGGGGCCCACCCGATCCACCTGTACAAGAACAACACCGACAACAAGGGCGCCTCCTACGGCACCCACGAGAACTACCTGATGAAGCGGTCGACCCCGTTCGCCGACATCGTCAGGCACCTCACCCCCTTCTTCGTCTCCCGGCAGGTGGTCACCGGCGCCGGCCGGGTCGGCATCAACCAGGACGGCTCGGCGGACGGCTTCCAGATCAGCCAGCGCGCCGACTACTTCGAGGTCGAGGTCGGCCTGGAGACCACCCTCAAACGGCCCATCATCAACACCCGCGACGAGCCCCACGCGGACGCGGAGAAGTACCGCCGGCTGCACGTCATCATCGGCGACGCCAACCTCTCCGAGGTCTCCACCTACCTCAAGCTCGGCACCACCGCACTGGTGCTGTCCATGATCGAGGACGGCTTCATCGGGGTCGACCTGGTCGTCGACCAGCCGGTGCGGACCCTGCACCGGGTCTCCCACGACCCCGACCTCGGCTACCTGCTCTCGCTGCGCAGCGGACGGAAACTGACGGCGGTACAGCTCCAGATGGAGTACTGCGAGCTGGCCCGCAAGTACGTCGAGGACCGCTTCGGCGCCGACGCGGACGAGCAGACCCGGGACATCCTGGACCGCTGGGAGGACGTCCTGGGCCGGCTGGAGCGCGACCCGATGAGCCTGTCCCGGCAGCTGGACTGGATCGCCAAGCGGGAGATCCTGGAGGGCTACCGCCAGCGGGACGGCCTGGACTGGGACAACCCGCGGCTGCACCTGGTCGACCTGCAGTACGCCGACGTGCGGGCCGAGAAGGGCCTCTACAACCGCCTGGTGGACCGCGGGCGGATGGAGCGGCTGCTCACCGAGCCGGACGTGCTGCGGGCCGCCCACAAGCCGCCGGAGGACACCCGCGCCTACTTCCGCGGCCGCTGCCTGGAGCAGTACGCCGACCATGTCGCCGCCGCCTCCTGGGACTCCGTCATCTTCGACCTCCCGGGCCGCGACTCGCTCCAGCGGGTCCCCACCCTGGAGCCGCTGCGCGGCACCCGCAAGCACGTCAAGGCCCTGCTGGACCGCTGCCGCACGGCGGAGGAGCTGGTCCGGGTGCTGTCCGGCGGGTGA
- the arc gene encoding proteasome ATPase has product MAAHDDDYTRGGRPARGSEEALSQVSFLEQEIAVLRRKIAESPRHTRILEERVVELQTNLAGVTAQNERLASTLREARDQIVALKEEVDRLAQPPAGFGTFLSANEDGTADIFTGGRKLRVNVSPSLPLDELTRGQEVMLNEALNIVDAMEFESIGDIVTLKEVLEDGERALVTGHTDEERVVRLAEPLRDVKLRPGDALLLEPRSGYVYEIVPKSEVEDLVLEEVPDIDYNQIGGLGQQIEMIRDAVELPYLHAELFKEYELRPPKGVLLYGPPGCGKTLIAKAVANSLAKKVAEVTGQPQGKSYFLNIKGPELLNKYVGETERQIRLVFQRAREKASEGTPVIVFFDEMESLFRTRGSGVSSDVENTIVPQLLAEIDGVEGLENVIVIGASNREDMIDPAILRPGRLDVKIKIERPDAEAAKDIFSKYLKGSLPLHPDDVKEHGSSVDATVDAMIQAVVERMYTETEENRFLEVTYANGDKEVLYFKDFNSGAMIQNIVDRSKKMAIKDFLDHGQRGLRVSHLLAACVDEFKENEDLPNTTNPDDWARISGKKGERIVFIRTLVTGKQGADSGRSIDTVANTGQYL; this is encoded by the coding sequence GTGGCAGCCCACGACGATGACTACACCCGCGGCGGCAGGCCCGCACGGGGTTCTGAGGAAGCCCTCAGCCAGGTTTCCTTTCTCGAGCAGGAGATCGCTGTCCTGCGCCGCAAGATCGCAGAATCGCCGCGCCACACGAGGATCCTCGAAGAGCGTGTCGTCGAACTGCAGACCAACCTGGCCGGAGTCACCGCTCAGAACGAGCGGCTCGCCTCCACCCTGAGGGAGGCCCGCGACCAGATCGTGGCCCTCAAGGAGGAGGTGGACCGGCTCGCCCAGCCGCCGGCCGGCTTCGGCACGTTCCTGTCCGCCAATGAGGACGGGACCGCCGACATCTTCACCGGCGGCCGCAAGCTGCGGGTGAACGTCAGCCCCAGCCTGCCCCTGGACGAGCTCACGCGCGGCCAGGAGGTGATGCTCAACGAAGCGCTCAACATCGTCGACGCGATGGAGTTCGAGAGCATCGGGGACATCGTCACCCTCAAGGAAGTCCTGGAGGACGGCGAGCGCGCCCTGGTCACCGGGCACACCGACGAGGAGCGGGTGGTCCGGCTCGCCGAACCGCTGCGCGACGTCAAGCTCAGGCCCGGCGACGCCCTGCTGCTCGAACCGCGCTCCGGCTACGTCTACGAGATCGTGCCCAAGAGCGAGGTCGAGGACCTGGTCCTCGAAGAGGTCCCGGACATCGACTACAACCAGATCGGCGGCCTCGGCCAGCAGATCGAGATGATCCGCGACGCGGTCGAGCTCCCCTACCTGCACGCCGAGCTCTTCAAGGAGTACGAGCTGCGCCCGCCCAAGGGCGTCCTGCTCTACGGCCCGCCCGGCTGCGGAAAGACCCTCATCGCCAAGGCGGTGGCCAACTCCCTGGCCAAGAAGGTGGCGGAGGTCACCGGACAGCCCCAGGGGAAGAGCTACTTCCTCAACATCAAGGGTCCCGAGCTGCTCAACAAGTACGTCGGCGAGACCGAGCGGCAGATCCGCCTGGTCTTCCAGCGGGCTCGTGAGAAGGCCAGCGAGGGCACCCCGGTCATCGTCTTCTTCGACGAGATGGAGTCGCTGTTCCGCACCCGCGGATCCGGTGTCAGCTCGGACGTGGAGAACACCATCGTCCCGCAGCTGCTCGCCGAGATCGACGGCGTGGAGGGGCTGGAGAACGTCATCGTCATCGGGGCGTCCAACCGCGAGGACATGATCGACCCGGCGATCCTGCGGCCCGGACGGCTCGACGTCAAGATCAAGATCGAGCGCCCGGACGCCGAGGCGGCCAAGGACATCTTCAGCAAGTACCTGAAGGGCTCCCTGCCGCTGCACCCGGACGACGTCAAGGAGCACGGCTCCTCGGTGGACGCCACCGTCGACGCCATGATCCAGGCCGTCGTCGAGCGGATGTACACCGAGACCGAGGAGAACCGCTTCCTGGAGGTCACCTACGCCAACGGTGACAAGGAGGTCCTGTACTTCAAGGACTTCAACTCCGGCGCGATGATCCAGAACATCGTCGACCGGTCGAAGAAGATGGCCATCAAGGACTTCCTCGACCACGGACAGCGCGGTCTGCGCGTCTCCCACCTGCTCGCCGCCTGCGTGGACGAGTTCAAGGAGAACGAGGACCTGCCGAACACCACCAACCCGGACGACTGGGCCCGCATCTCCGGCAAGAAGGGCGAGCGGATCGTGTTCATCCGCACCCTCGTCACCGGCAAGCAGGGCGCCGACTCCGGACGCTCCATCGACACTGTCGCCAACACCGGGCAGTACCTGTAG
- a CDS encoding ferredoxin, which yields MSSQDEPLEVWIDQDLCTGDGICVQYAPEVFELDIDGLAYVKGDDQELRDAPGATVPVPLTLLQDVVDSAKECPGDCIHVRRSRDLVEVYGPDAV from the coding sequence ATGTCCTCGCAGGACGAGCCACTTGAGGTGTGGATCGACCAGGATCTCTGCACCGGGGACGGCATCTGTGTGCAGTACGCGCCAGAGGTTTTCGAACTGGACATCGACGGTCTCGCCTATGTGAAGGGCGACGACCAGGAGCTGCGGGACGCCCCGGGCGCGACCGTGCCGGTGCCGCTGACGCTGCTTCAGGACGTGGTGGATTCGGCCAAGGAGTGCCCGGGCGACTGCATCCATGTGCGCCGCAGCAGGGACCTGGTCGAGGTGTACGGGCCTGACGCCGTGTGA
- a CDS encoding tRNA (adenine-N1)-methyltransferase — MSEPTGAARRRGPFQVGDQVQLTDPKGRLHTITLESGKAFHTHKGAFPHDELIGAPEGSVVRTTGNTQYLALRPLLSDYVLSMPRGAAVVYPKDAGQIVTMADIFPGARVVEAGVGSGALSCSLLRAVGDSGSLASYERREDFAEIAKGNVERYFGGPHPAWKLTLGDLQDNLVEIEVDRMVLDMLAPWECLDVAAKALVPGGVICCYVATTTQLSRTVEALREHGNFTEPQSWESMVRNWHVEGLAVRPDHRMIGHTGFLLTSRRLADGVEPPLRRRRPAKGAYGEVEAPVAPKTGRFLKMAEEAEADE, encoded by the coding sequence ATGTCAGAACCGACCGGCGCCGCCCGCCGCCGCGGGCCCTTCCAGGTCGGGGACCAGGTCCAGCTCACCGACCCCAAGGGACGCCTCCACACCATCACGCTCGAATCCGGCAAGGCGTTCCACACCCACAAGGGCGCCTTCCCGCACGACGAGCTGATCGGAGCCCCTGAGGGCTCCGTGGTGCGTACCACCGGGAACACCCAGTACCTCGCGCTGCGCCCCCTGCTCTCCGACTACGTCCTCTCCATGCCGCGCGGCGCCGCGGTGGTCTACCCCAAGGACGCGGGGCAGATCGTCACCATGGCCGACATCTTCCCCGGCGCCCGCGTCGTGGAGGCCGGCGTCGGCTCCGGCGCGCTCAGCTGCTCGCTGCTGCGCGCGGTGGGGGACAGCGGCTCGCTGGCCTCCTACGAGCGCCGCGAGGACTTCGCCGAGATCGCCAAGGGCAATGTCGAACGCTACTTCGGCGGCCCGCACCCGGCCTGGAAGCTCACCCTCGGCGACCTCCAGGACAACCTGGTGGAGATCGAGGTGGACCGGATGGTCCTGGACATGCTGGCCCCCTGGGAATGCCTGGACGTGGCCGCCAAGGCCCTCGTCCCGGGCGGCGTGATCTGCTGCTACGTGGCCACGACGACGCAGCTCTCGCGCACGGTAGAGGCGCTGCGGGAGCACGGCAACTTCACCGAGCCGCAGTCCTGGGAGTCCATGGTCCGGAACTGGCACGTGGAGGGGTTGGCCGTACGGCCCGACCACCGCATGATCGGCCACACCGGCTTCCTGCTGACGTCCCGTCGCCTCGCCGACGGCGTTGAGCCCCCGCTACGGCGGCGCCGCCCCGCGAAGGGCGCCTACGGCGAGGTCGAAGCCCCGGTAGCCCCCAAGACGGGCCGCTTCCTCAAAATGGCCGAAGAAGCCGAGGCAGACGAGTAG
- a CDS encoding site-2 protease family protein gives MSDAKGDRPRGGLLMGRPFGVPVYVTPTWFLIAALITWIFGGQIDLVLPGLGRARYLVALFFAVAFYGSVLIHELAHTVVALRLGLPVRRIQLQFFGGVSEIEKEAETAGREFWLAFAGPLLSLVLGGVFLLGLQAVRTATVPGVLLAALMLSNFVVAVFNLLPGLPLDGGRMLRAVVWKLTGNPMTGTVVAAWVGKGLALLVLVGMPAWAARAGASESTASVLMDAVLGAVLAAIIWNGAGSSVRVARLREHLPELRARSLARPAVAVAADTPLAEALRRLELAGARGLVVVDGAGEPVALVRESAVRTVPDHRRPWTATSAVARVLEPGLRIPADLVGEELLDQLRANPAPEYLVVEPDGSMLGVLAAVDVEEAFALAMSGRSPAPEPSNA, from the coding sequence GTGAGTGACGCCAAGGGGGACCGCCCCAGGGGCGGCCTGCTGATGGGCCGGCCGTTCGGCGTGCCGGTCTATGTGACCCCCACCTGGTTCCTCATCGCCGCCCTGATCACCTGGATCTTCGGCGGCCAGATCGACCTGGTGCTGCCGGGCCTGGGCCGGGCCCGCTACCTGGTCGCGCTGTTCTTCGCGGTCGCCTTCTACGGCTCGGTGCTGATCCACGAGCTCGCCCACACCGTGGTCGCCCTGCGGCTGGGGCTGCCGGTGCGCCGGATCCAGCTGCAGTTCTTCGGCGGGGTGTCCGAGATCGAGAAGGAGGCGGAGACCGCCGGACGCGAGTTCTGGCTGGCCTTCGCCGGACCGCTGCTGTCCCTGGTGCTCGGCGGTGTGTTCCTGCTGGGCCTCCAGGCGGTGCGCACCGCCACCGTCCCCGGGGTGCTGCTGGCCGCGCTGATGCTGAGCAACTTCGTGGTGGCCGTCTTCAACCTGCTGCCCGGCCTGCCGCTGGACGGCGGCCGGATGCTGCGGGCGGTGGTCTGGAAACTCACCGGCAACCCGATGACCGGGACCGTCGTCGCCGCCTGGGTCGGCAAGGGGCTCGCCCTGCTGGTGCTGGTCGGCATGCCCGCCTGGGCCGCCCGCGCCGGCGCCTCCGAGAGCACCGCGTCGGTGCTGATGGACGCGGTGCTGGGGGCGGTGCTCGCCGCCATCATCTGGAACGGGGCCGGCAGCAGCGTCCGGGTCGCCCGGCTCCGGGAGCACCTGCCCGAACTGCGCGCCCGCAGCCTCGCCCGGCCCGCCGTGGCGGTCGCCGCCGACACCCCGCTGGCCGAGGCGCTGCGGCGGCTGGAGCTGGCCGGGGCCCGCGGCCTGGTGGTCGTCGACGGAGCCGGGGAACCGGTCGCCCTGGTCCGCGAGAGCGCCGTCCGCACCGTCCCCGACCACCGCCGCCCCTGGACCGCGACCAGCGCGGTGGCCCGGGTCCTGGAACCGGGTCTGCGCATCCCCGCCGACCTGGTCGGCGAGGAGCTGCTGGACCAACTGAGGGCCAACCCGGCCCCCGAGTACCTGGTGGTCGAACCGGACGGATCCATGCTGGGAGTCCTGGCCGCGGTGGACGTCGAGGAGGCCTTCGCCCTGGCGATGTCCGGCCGCTCACCCGCCCCCGAGCCCTCGAACGCCTGA
- a CDS encoding RecB family exonuclease, which yields MHPPGSEPPARPVAAPVALSPSRAGDFMTCPLLYRLRVIDKVPEPPSAAATRGTVVHAVLERLFDAPAAQRTPEAARALLRPEWERLLEKRPELAALFPGDADGAELAGWLADAEKLVEGWFRLEDPTRLEPAERELYVETQLESGLRLRGYVDRVDVAPTGEIRVVDYKTGKAPSRDFEGRAMFQMKFYALVLWRLRGVVPRRLQLVYLGGGGQLVTYDPDPADLRAVERKLLALWEAIQRALETGEWPANRNRLCDWCSFQSLCPAFGGTPPPYPLPVLNAGI from the coding sequence ATGCACCCGCCCGGCTCCGAACCTCCCGCCCGCCCCGTCGCGGCGCCGGTGGCGCTCTCGCCCTCGCGGGCGGGGGACTTCATGACCTGTCCGCTGCTCTACCGTCTCCGTGTGATCGACAAGGTCCCCGAGCCGCCCAGCGCCGCGGCAACGAGGGGCACGGTGGTCCACGCGGTGCTTGAGCGCCTGTTCGACGCCCCGGCGGCGCAGCGCACCCCGGAGGCCGCGCGGGCGCTGCTGCGGCCCGAGTGGGAGCGGCTGCTGGAGAAGCGACCAGAGCTGGCCGCGCTCTTCCCCGGCGACGCCGACGGCGCGGAGCTGGCCGGCTGGCTGGCCGACGCCGAGAAGCTGGTGGAGGGCTGGTTCCGGCTGGAGGACCCGACCCGGCTGGAACCGGCCGAGCGCGAGCTCTACGTCGAGACCCAGCTGGAGTCGGGGCTGCGGCTGCGCGGCTATGTCGACCGGGTGGACGTGGCGCCGACCGGTGAGATCCGGGTGGTGGACTACAAGACCGGCAAGGCCCCGTCCAGGGACTTCGAGGGCCGGGCGATGTTCCAGATGAAGTTCTACGCGCTGGTGCTGTGGCGGCTGCGCGGGGTGGTGCCGCGCCGACTGCAGCTGGTCTACCTGGGCGGCGGCGGCCAGCTGGTCACCTACGACCCGGACCCGGCGGACCTGCGGGCGGTGGAGCGCAAGCTGCTCGCCCTGTGGGAGGCCATCCAGCGGGCGCTGGAGACGGGCGAGTGGCCCGCCAACCGGAACCGGCTCTGCGACTGGTGCTCGTTCCAGTCGCTGTGCCCCGCTTTTGGCGGCACTCCCCCGCCGTACCCTTTGCCAGTACTGAATGCCGGGATCTGA
- a CDS encoding response regulator transcription factor, with translation MAIRVLLVDDQPLLRTGFRMILEAEADIAVVGEAGDGQQALDQVRALQPDVVLMDIRMPRMDGVEATRRIAGPGRDGPAKVLVLTTFDLDEYVVEALRAGASGFLLKDVPAEELVQAIRVVADGAAMLAPSVTRRLLDMYAGRLPSGDEAPPQSLATLTEREVEVLKLVARGLSNAEVAGELFVSETTVKTHVGHVLTKLGLRDRVQAAVFAYESGLVRPGNG, from the coding sequence GTGGCGATCCGAGTGCTGCTGGTCGACGACCAGCCGCTGCTGCGTACCGGATTCCGGATGATCCTGGAGGCCGAGGCGGACATCGCGGTGGTCGGCGAGGCCGGTGACGGCCAGCAGGCGCTGGACCAGGTCCGGGCGCTGCAGCCGGACGTGGTGCTGATGGACATCCGGATGCCGCGGATGGACGGGGTGGAGGCGACCCGGCGGATCGCCGGGCCCGGCCGTGACGGCCCGGCCAAGGTCCTGGTGCTGACCACCTTCGACCTGGACGAGTACGTGGTGGAGGCGTTGCGCGCGGGGGCCAGCGGCTTCCTGCTCAAGGACGTCCCCGCCGAGGAGCTGGTGCAGGCGATCCGGGTGGTCGCGGACGGCGCCGCGATGCTGGCCCCGAGTGTCACCCGGCGGCTGCTGGACATGTACGCGGGCCGGCTGCCCTCCGGCGACGAGGCGCCGCCGCAGTCGCTGGCCACGCTGACCGAGCGCGAGGTCGAGGTGCTGAAACTGGTGGCCCGGGGGCTCTCCAACGCCGAGGTGGCCGGGGAGCTGTTCGTCAGTGAGACCACGGTGAAGACCCATGTCGGCCATGTGCTGACCAAGCTGGGACTGCGGGACCGGGTCCAGGCGGCGGTGTTCGCCTACGAGAGCGGCCTGGTCCGGCCCGGGAACGGCTGA
- a CDS encoding ABC transporter substrate-binding protein, which yields MSAAKRLAAIGCVGLLTATAACGSTSSGSKSGANSTITLGTVSAYTSLDPAGAYDTGSWTVFYNVYQGLMTYLPGANAPSPDAAKSCKFTDSSYLTYTCTLLPDLKFSNGDALDAAAVKFSFDRVLKIGSEKGADNGSGVSVLLDTLQSVETSGTQQVTFHLKTADATFPDRLASGVGEIVDPKVYSDTKLLDGTGAVGSGIYTVASATTRTGSDGKPAPATLKLVLNPTYKGAYSSTKPLNAGTTLNFYDTPAEVKTALVNGSIDLNAGSDLAPADIVALQGAQQLGKGLQVVQGTGSSIRMMVLNVDVAPFNNQSVRQAIAKLIDRQAIADKVYQNTVTPLYSVIPQGIGDQTRPFEQSPYSNDPLKADQVKSSLSGVTLPINFTLTYAANSAAGPAEAAQIKSTLEASGIFKVTLKSVPNLGALVPLWSSGKLAASMTGWQADYPDADDFVSPFVGKNNTFGNNYAPSTIMNDLHPLSLKEADRADQTTANTFAAIQKQFALDAAYIPLWQDNQYIATQANITGVPLTLDIASIMRFWMIGKN from the coding sequence ATGTCAGCAGCGAAACGACTTGCGGCGATCGGCTGTGTCGGCCTCCTCACGGCCACCGCCGCCTGCGGCTCCACCTCGTCGGGGAGCAAGAGCGGGGCCAACTCCACGATCACCCTGGGGACGGTCAGCGCGTACACCAGTCTCGACCCGGCCGGTGCCTACGACACCGGCTCCTGGACCGTGTTCTACAACGTCTACCAGGGGCTGATGACCTACCTGCCGGGAGCCAACGCACCGAGCCCCGACGCCGCGAAGAGCTGCAAGTTCACCGACTCCTCGTACCTGACCTACACCTGCACCCTGCTGCCGGACCTGAAGTTCTCCAACGGCGACGCGCTGGACGCGGCCGCGGTGAAGTTCTCCTTCGACCGGGTGCTCAAGATCGGCTCGGAGAAGGGGGCCGACAACGGCTCCGGGGTGAGCGTGCTGCTCGACACGCTCCAGTCGGTGGAGACCAGCGGGACGCAGCAGGTCACCTTCCACCTGAAGACCGCTGACGCGACCTTCCCCGACCGCCTGGCCTCCGGCGTCGGCGAGATCGTGGACCCGAAGGTCTACTCCGACACCAAGCTGCTGGACGGCACCGGCGCGGTCGGCTCCGGTATCTACACCGTCGCCTCGGCGACGACCAGGACCGGCTCCGACGGCAAGCCCGCCCCGGCCACCCTCAAGCTGGTGCTCAACCCGACCTACAAGGGCGCCTACAGCTCGACCAAGCCGCTGAACGCCGGTACCACGCTGAACTTCTACGACACCCCGGCGGAGGTGAAGACCGCCCTGGTGAACGGCAGCATCGACCTCAACGCGGGCAGTGACCTGGCCCCGGCGGACATCGTCGCGCTGCAGGGCGCGCAGCAGCTCGGCAAGGGCCTCCAGGTGGTCCAGGGCACCGGCTCCAGCATCCGGATGATGGTGCTCAACGTCGACGTCGCCCCCTTCAACAACCAGTCCGTGCGCCAGGCCATCGCCAAGCTGATCGACCGCCAGGCCATCGCGGACAAGGTCTACCAGAACACGGTCACCCCGCTGTACTCGGTGATCCCGCAGGGCATCGGCGACCAGACCCGGCCGTTCGAGCAGTCCCCCTACAGCAACGACCCGCTCAAGGCCGACCAGGTCAAGTCCTCGCTGTCCGGCGTGACGCTGCCGATCAACTTCACCCTGACCTATGCCGCCAACTCCGCGGCCGGTCCGGCCGAGGCCGCGCAGATCAAGTCGACCCTGGAGGCGAGCGGGATCTTCAAGGTCACCCTGAAGTCCGTGCCCAACCTGGGCGCCCTGGTCCCGCTGTGGTCCAGCGGCAAGCTCGCCGCGTCGATGACCGGCTGGCAGGCGGACTACCCGGACGCGGACGACTTCGTCTCGCCGTTCGTCGGCAAGAACAACACCTTCGGCAACAACTACGCGCCGTCGACGATCATGAACGACCTGCACCCGCTCAGCCTGAAGGAGGCCGACCGGGCGGACCAGACCACCGCGAACACCTTCGCGGCGATCCAGAAGCAGTTCGCCCTTGACGCGGCGTACATCCCGCTGTGGCAGGACAACCAGTACATCGCCACCCAGGCGAACATCACCGGGGTACCGCTGACCCTGGACATCGCCTCGATCATGCGCTTCTGGATGATCGGCAAGAACTAG
- a CDS encoding HAD family phosphatase produces MTTFAASAVLARRPSGLQAVLLDMDGTLVDTEDFWWEAESELLAEYGCTLTAADRQIVVGGPMTRVVDYLLAVSGAPLTADRLGRMINDRFVELVGRGVPLRPGAMELLDELAAEGIPAALVSASHRRIIDLVLKTLGSERFAFSVAGDEVERTKPFPDPYLLAAARLGADPERCVVVEDAPTGVRAGEAAGCRVVAVPSVTPIEEAPGRIVLASLAELDVALLRSLVPEPDSQSR; encoded by the coding sequence GTGACCACATTTGCCGCCTCTGCCGTCCTTGCCCGCCGCCCCAGTGGCCTGCAGGCCGTCCTGCTGGACATGGACGGGACCCTGGTCGACACCGAGGACTTCTGGTGGGAGGCGGAGTCTGAGCTGCTGGCCGAGTACGGCTGCACGCTCACCGCGGCCGACCGCCAGATCGTCGTCGGCGGCCCGATGACCCGGGTGGTGGACTACCTGCTGGCGGTCAGCGGCGCGCCGCTGACCGCCGACCGGCTCGGACGGATGATCAACGATCGTTTCGTAGAGCTGGTCGGCCGGGGTGTGCCGCTGCGCCCGGGCGCGATGGAGCTGTTGGACGAGCTGGCCGCGGAGGGCATCCCCGCGGCGCTGGTCTCGGCCTCGCACCGCCGGATCATCGACCTGGTGCTGAAGACGCTGGGCTCCGAACGCTTCGCCTTCTCGGTGGCCGGGGACGAGGTCGAGCGCACCAAGCCGTTCCCCGACCCCTATCTGCTCGCCGCCGCGCGGCTGGGCGCCGACCCGGAGCGCTGCGTGGTGGTCGAGGACGCCCCCACCGGGGTCCGGGCGGGTGAGGCGGCGGGCTGCAGGGTGGTCGCGGTGCCCTCGGTGACCCCGATCGAGGAGGCCCCGGGGCGGATCGTGCTCGCGTCGCTGGCGGAACTGGACGTGGCACTGCTGCGCAGCCTGGTTCCGGAACCTGACAGTCAGTCAAGGTAA